One Anopheles marshallii chromosome 3, idAnoMarsDA_429_01, whole genome shotgun sequence genomic region harbors:
- the LOC128714583 gene encoding cell growth-regulating nucleolar protein, which yields MVFFICNHCGESLKKQVVSNHGIRCNREINVSCMDCQKDFKGQAYDAHNVCISEAQKYSPKGYIQKVTKGVKKQGDWISKIRSIPEQHKGLSRGVMNVFEIIKRNDNTPRKMKPFMNFFCNSNRGISRNDVETAWNLIAQEIKNDQQTPTQTNGQEAEPDVPSTNGTSDPKNNGVMQKGTENEDAPIKQKKKKKTKQTFENDEVPVEKKQKKSKNAPETSPEAEQPQPTKQKKRKTKDAAENDHEEEEPLSSKQKKRKTTDSSQNGNENGKASPGNETNGTDIKAVEQEQNGSGEKFNLSEVIRALLTSQNNEMKLSKLKKKVMKRYQQATGEEVDGKFEKKFQKKIAKTGFVVENDSVRLVEA from the coding sequence ATGGTGTTCTTCATCTGTAATCACTGTGGAGAATCACTGAAAAAGCAGGTTGTAAGTAATCATGGCATTCGCTGCAATCGTGAAATTAACGTATCGTGCATGGACTGCCAGAAAGATTTCAAGGGTCAAGCGTACGACGCACACAATGTCTGCATCAGTGAAGCGCAGAAATATTCCCCCAAAGGATATATACAAAAGGTAACCAAGGGTGTCAAGAAACAGGGAGACTGGATCAGTAAGATACGGTCAATACCGGAACAGCACAAGGGTCTGTCTCGGGGTGTTATGAACGTGTTTGAAATCATCAAGCGAAACGATAATACACCGCGCAAAATGAAACCATTTATGAACTTCTTTTGTAACTCGAACCGAGGAATAAGCAGGAATGATGTAGAAACGGCTTGGAACCTCATAGCGcaggaaattaaaaatgatcaGCAAACGCCGACTCAAACAAACGGTCAGGAAGCGGAGCCAGATGTACCTTCCACGAATGGTACCTCTGATCCCAAGAACAACGGTGTAATGCAAAAGGGGACAGAAAATGAGGATGCACCGataaagcagaagaagaagaagaaaacgaaacaaactttCGAGAACGATGAAGTTCCTGTagagaaaaagcaaaagaaatcgAAGAATGCACCAGAAACCAGCCCGGAAGCAGAACAACCCCAACCCACTAAGCAGAAAAAGCGAAAGACAAAAGACGCTGCCGAAAATGACCACGAAGAGGAAGAACCACTTTCAAGTAAGCAGAAAAAGCGCAAAACGACAGATTCTTCACAAAACGGTAACGAGAATGGAAAAGCTTCACCGGGAAACGAGACTAATGGAACTGATATCAAAGCTGTAGAACAGGAACAAAACGGCAGTGGTGAAAAATTCAACTTGAGCGAAGTAATTCGCGCACTTCTCACttcacaaaacaacgaaatgaAGCTGTCCAAGTTAAAGAAGAAGGTTATGAAACGCTACCAACAAGCTACTGGCGAAGAAGTGGATGGAAAGTTCgagaaaaagt